From a single Streptomyces liliifuscus genomic region:
- the manA gene encoding mannose-6-phosphate isomerase, class I, with translation MDRLDNTIRPYAWGSTTAIPRLLGAEPTGEPQAEMWMGAHPGAPSRTPRGPLTEVIDKAPEKELGPAAVAKFGPRLPFLLKLLAAGAPLSLQVHPDLAQAKEGYEDEERRGVPIDAPHRNYKDANHKPELICALTEFDGLCGFRAPAEAADLLAALEVDSLKPYVDLLHAHPEEAALREVLTAVLSADREQMAATVTEAAAACARLGGAHAPYADLAHHYPGDPGVIAAMLLNYVQLQPGEALFLGAGIPHAYLNGLGVEIMANSDNVLRCGLTPKHVDVPELLRIVRFEASDPGVLRPEASPDGEEVYETPIDEFRLSRYALVAGAPVHDLTLATPQILLCTAGSVQAGEHALGPGRSVFVPAGEKAEVSGEGTVFRATVIA, from the coding sequence ATGGACCGCCTCGACAACACGATCCGCCCCTACGCCTGGGGCTCCACCACGGCCATCCCGCGCCTCCTGGGCGCCGAGCCGACCGGCGAGCCGCAGGCCGAGATGTGGATGGGCGCCCACCCCGGCGCGCCCTCGCGCACCCCCCGCGGCCCGCTCACCGAGGTGATCGACAAGGCTCCCGAGAAGGAGCTGGGCCCGGCGGCCGTCGCCAAGTTCGGCCCGCGCCTCCCGTTCCTCCTCAAGCTCCTCGCCGCGGGCGCCCCCCTCTCCCTCCAGGTGCACCCCGACCTCGCCCAGGCCAAGGAGGGGTACGAGGACGAGGAGCGCCGGGGTGTCCCGATCGACGCCCCGCACCGCAACTACAAGGACGCCAACCACAAGCCCGAACTGATCTGCGCGCTCACCGAGTTCGACGGCCTGTGCGGATTCCGGGCCCCGGCGGAGGCCGCCGACCTGCTCGCGGCCCTTGAGGTCGACTCCCTCAAGCCGTACGTCGATCTGCTGCACGCCCACCCCGAGGAGGCGGCGCTGCGCGAGGTGTTGACGGCCGTGCTGTCCGCGGACCGCGAGCAGATGGCCGCCACGGTCACCGAGGCGGCCGCGGCCTGCGCCCGGCTCGGCGGCGCCCACGCCCCGTACGCCGATCTCGCCCACCACTACCCGGGCGACCCGGGCGTCATCGCCGCGATGCTGCTCAACTACGTTCAACTGCAGCCGGGAGAGGCCCTGTTCCTGGGCGCCGGCATCCCGCACGCGTATCTGAACGGCCTCGGCGTCGAGATCATGGCCAACTCCGACAACGTCCTGCGCTGCGGCCTCACCCCCAAGCACGTCGACGTCCCCGAACTCCTGCGGATCGTCCGGTTCGAGGCGAGCGACCCGGGCGTACTGCGCCCCGAGGCGTCCCCCGACGGCGAGGAGGTCTACGAGACCCCCATCGACGAGTTCCGCCTCTCCCGGTACGCCCTCGTGGCGGGCGCCCCGGTCCACGACCTCACCCTCGCCACCCCGCAGATCCTGCTGTGCACCGCGGGTTCCGTACAGGCGGGCGAGCACGCGCTCGGCCCCGGCCGGTCCGTCTTCGTACCGGCGGGCGAAAAGGCGGAAGTGTCCGGAGAGGGCACGGTCTTCCGGGCCACCGTCATCGCCTGA
- a CDS encoding cation diffusion facilitator family transporter, with translation MSASGGTKAIVAALAANLAIAVAKFVAFLFSGSSSMLAESVHSLADSGNQGLLLLGGKKAKREATPQHPFGYGRERYIYAFLVSIVLFSVGGMFAIYEGYEKIKHPHDITHWYWPVGVLVFAIIAETFSFRTAIKESNTIRGKQSWKEFVRHAKAPELPVVLLEDLGALVGLILALIGVGLALGTGDGVWDGIGTLCIGILLIAIAIVLAAETKSLLLGEAAGVEDVKKIEAAIVDGETVPAIIHMRTLHLGPEELLVAAKIAVRHDETATEVAAAIDAAESRIREAVPIARVIYLEPDIYSETEAAKGPDAEAAPGGPVPTTDH, from the coding sequence ATGAGCGCGTCAGGCGGCACCAAAGCGATCGTGGCGGCACTCGCCGCGAACCTCGCGATCGCGGTAGCGAAGTTCGTGGCGTTCCTCTTCAGTGGTTCGTCGTCGATGCTCGCCGAGTCCGTGCACTCGCTCGCCGACTCGGGGAACCAGGGCCTGCTGCTCCTCGGCGGCAAGAAGGCCAAGCGCGAGGCGACCCCGCAGCACCCCTTCGGCTACGGCCGCGAGCGGTACATCTACGCCTTCCTCGTCTCGATCGTCCTCTTCTCGGTCGGTGGCATGTTCGCCATCTACGAGGGCTACGAGAAGATCAAGCACCCGCACGACATCACCCACTGGTACTGGCCGGTGGGCGTCCTCGTCTTCGCGATCATCGCCGAGACCTTCTCCTTCCGGACTGCCATCAAGGAGTCCAACACGATCCGCGGCAAGCAGTCCTGGAAGGAGTTCGTACGCCACGCCAAGGCCCCCGAGCTCCCGGTCGTGCTCCTTGAGGACCTGGGCGCGCTCGTCGGTCTGATCCTCGCGCTCATCGGCGTGGGCCTGGCCCTCGGCACGGGCGACGGCGTCTGGGACGGCATCGGCACCCTCTGCATCGGCATCCTGCTGATCGCCATCGCGATCGTCCTGGCCGCCGAGACCAAGTCGCTGCTCCTGGGCGAGGCCGCGGGCGTCGAGGACGTCAAGAAGATCGAGGCCGCCATCGTCGACGGCGAGACGGTCCCCGCCATCATCCACATGCGCACGCTCCACCTCGGCCCCGAGGAACTGCTGGTCGCCGCCAAGATCGCCGTCCGGCACGACGAAACGGCCACCGAGGTCGCCGCCGCCATCGACGCCGCCGAGTCCCGCATCCGCGAGGCCGTCCCGATCGCCCGCGTCATCTACCTCGAACCCGACATCTACAGCGAGACCGAGGCCGCAAAGGGCCCGGACGCCGAGGCAGCCCCCGGCGGCCCGGTACCCACCACCGACCACTGA
- a CDS encoding fructose-specific PTS transporter subunit EIIC, with protein MTSPAGLPPTGGGSDERQRLKLLAVTACPTGIAHTYMAAEKLSQAAERLGVDIKVETQGSIGAENVLTDNDVRTADGVIIAADKDVDLSRFAGKRVVTVGVAEGIHHPERLIEQVRTAPVRGGGGGGTSTSSPAGSGGGGGGKERSIGYKALMNGVSYMIPFVVVGGLLIAISLSLGGHTDPSGGLVIPKGSFWMDVNNIGVIGFQLMVPILSGYIAYAIGDRPALVPGMVGGWIANTGSLYDSEAGAGFIGAIVTGFLAGYLVLWIKKVDVPKFVRPIMPIIVIPIVATTALGLFFIYVIGKPISWVFEHLTDWLGGMTGTSAVLLGAILGLMIAFDMGGPVNKTAFLFGAGLIATGNQEVMGMCAAAIPVMPLGQGLATLIRKRLYTEQERETGLASLFMGLFGISEGAIPFAAARPAQVIPANMLGGAVAGALAGLAGVEDAVPHGGPIVAVLGAVSGVPMFFVAVVIGTVVTALTTVALIDVGERRRKGRPMADGLAPQPELALAGVGVGVGVGVGVGVGVGSDGLGAGSGTATAHAPAQRTESTPASAGASDSASVSDSASASASASASVSDADSGSGSGSDSGSDSDSDDEVLSGYLTAQTVKVRLDSGDKESAIREMAGLLAATGKVTDVEELVAAALRREEQGTTGLGEEIAIPHAKTDAVTAPVVGFARSAEGVEWGSLDGTKAKLVFMISVPEAAAGDEHLRILALLSRKLMDTGFRERLMTAADEAAVLDVLREIR; from the coding sequence GTGACCAGTCCGGCCGGCCTTCCCCCCACGGGCGGCGGCAGTGACGAGCGGCAGCGGTTGAAGCTGCTCGCGGTGACTGCCTGCCCGACCGGCATTGCCCACACCTATATGGCGGCCGAGAAGCTCTCGCAGGCGGCGGAGCGGCTCGGCGTCGACATCAAGGTGGAGACCCAGGGCTCGATCGGGGCCGAAAACGTACTCACTGACAACGATGTCAGAACCGCGGACGGCGTGATCATCGCCGCGGACAAGGATGTGGACCTGAGCCGGTTCGCCGGAAAGCGGGTCGTGACCGTCGGCGTCGCCGAGGGGATCCACCACCCCGAGCGGCTGATCGAGCAGGTGCGGACCGCGCCCGTGCGCGGAGGAGGTGGGGGCGGGACCAGTACCTCCTCACCCGCCGGCAGCGGCGGTGGTGGCGGCGGCAAGGAGAGGAGCATCGGGTACAAGGCGCTGATGAACGGCGTCAGTTACATGATCCCGTTCGTCGTGGTCGGCGGGCTGCTGATCGCGATCTCGCTGTCGCTCGGCGGGCACACCGATCCGTCCGGTGGCCTGGTCATCCCGAAGGGCTCCTTCTGGATGGACGTCAACAACATCGGCGTCATCGGGTTCCAGCTGATGGTGCCGATCCTGTCCGGCTATATCGCGTACGCGATCGGGGACCGGCCCGCGCTGGTACCGGGCATGGTCGGCGGGTGGATCGCCAACACCGGTTCGCTGTACGACTCCGAGGCGGGCGCGGGCTTCATCGGGGCGATCGTGACCGGATTCCTCGCCGGCTATCTGGTGCTGTGGATCAAGAAGGTCGACGTTCCGAAGTTCGTCCGGCCGATCATGCCGATCATCGTGATCCCGATCGTGGCGACGACGGCTCTCGGGCTGTTCTTCATCTACGTGATCGGCAAGCCCATCTCCTGGGTCTTCGAGCATCTGACGGACTGGCTCGGCGGGATGACCGGGACCAGTGCGGTGCTGCTCGGCGCGATCCTGGGGCTGATGATCGCGTTCGACATGGGCGGGCCGGTCAACAAGACGGCGTTCCTGTTCGGCGCGGGGCTCATCGCGACCGGCAACCAGGAGGTCATGGGCATGTGCGCGGCCGCGATCCCGGTGATGCCGCTCGGGCAGGGGCTCGCCACGCTGATCCGGAAGCGGCTCTACACCGAGCAGGAGCGCGAGACGGGTCTCGCCTCGCTGTTCATGGGGTTGTTCGGGATATCCGAGGGCGCCATTCCGTTCGCCGCCGCACGGCCGGCGCAGGTCATCCCCGCCAACATGCTCGGCGGTGCGGTGGCCGGAGCGCTCGCGGGTCTCGCCGGGGTCGAGGACGCGGTGCCGCACGGCGGGCCGATCGTGGCGGTGCTGGGTGCCGTCAGCGGCGTACCGATGTTCTTCGTGGCCGTGGTGATCGGAACCGTGGTGACGGCCCTGACCACGGTCGCGCTCATCGACGTCGGTGAGCGCAGGCGGAAGGGCCGGCCGATGGCCGACGGGCTCGCACCGCAGCCCGAACTCGCCCTCGCGGGCGTGGGCGTTGGCGTTGGCGTTGGCGTTGGCGTTGGCGTTGGCGTTGGCAGTGACGGCCTCGGCGCCGGCAGCGGGACGGCCACCGCGCACGCTCCCGCCCAGCGGACGGAATCGACTCCTGCATCCGCCGGTGCCTCGGACTCGGCTTCGGTTTCGGACTCGGCTTCGGCTTCGGCTTCGGCTTCGGCTTCGGTTTCGGACGCAGACTCGGGCTCGGGCTCGGGCTCGGACTCGGGCTCGGACTCGGACTCGGACGACGAAGTTCTCTCCGGGTATCTCACGGCGCAGACCGTCAAGGTTCGGCTCGATTCCGGTGACAAGGAGTCCGCGATCCGGGAGATGGCCGGGCTGTTGGCCGCCACCGGGAAGGTCACGGACGTCGAGGAGTTGGTTGCGGCGGCGCTGCGGCGCGAGGAGCAGGGCACGACCGGGCTCGGCGAGGAGATCGCCATCCCGCACGCCAAGACCGATGCGGTGACGGCGCCCGTCGTCGGGTTCGCGCGGTCGGCGGAGGGGGTCGAGTGGGGTTCGCTCGACGGTACGAAGGCGAAGCTGGTCTTCATGATCTCCGTGCCGGAGGCCGCCGCCGGGGACGAGCATCTGCGGATCCTGGCGCTGCTGTCGCGGAAGTTGATGGACACCGGGTTCCGGGAGCGGCTGATGACGGCTGCCGACGAGGCGGCGGTTCTCGACGTGCTGCGCGAGATCCGGTAG
- the ahcY gene encoding adenosylhomocysteinase, producing MTTVDNRQDFKVADLSLADFGRKEITLAEHEMPGLMSIRKEFAASQPLAGARIMGSLHMTVQTAVLIETLVALGAEVRWVSCNIFSTQDHAAAAIAVGPNGTPDNPQGIPVFAWKGETLEEYWWCTEQALTWPNTPTGGPNMILDDGGDATMLVHKGVEYEKAGKVPSLDTAESDEHRVVLGLLTRTISNGSQKWTQVASEIRGVTEETTTGVHRLYEMHRDGTLLFPAINVNDAVTKSKFDNKYGCRHSLIDGINRATDVLIGGKTAVVLGYGDVGKGCAESLRGQGARVIVTEIDPICALQAAMDGYQVTTLDEVVDKADIFITTTGNKDIIMASDMAKMKHQAIVGNIGHFDNEIDMAGLAQIPGIVKDEVKPQVHTWKFPDGKVLIVLSEGRLLNLGNATGHPSFVMSNSFADQTLAQIELFTKPEEYPTDVYVLPKHLDEKVARLHLDALGVKLTTLRPEQASYIGVEVEGPYKSDHYRY from the coding sequence ATGACCACTGTCGACAACCGACAGGACTTCAAGGTCGCCGACCTTTCCCTGGCCGACTTCGGTCGCAAGGAGATCACCCTCGCCGAGCACGAGATGCCCGGCCTGATGTCGATCCGCAAGGAGTTCGCCGCATCCCAGCCGCTGGCCGGCGCCCGCATCATGGGCTCGCTGCACATGACCGTGCAGACCGCCGTCCTGATCGAGACCCTGGTCGCCCTGGGCGCCGAGGTCCGCTGGGTGTCCTGCAACATCTTCTCCACCCAGGACCACGCGGCCGCCGCCATCGCCGTCGGCCCGAACGGCACGCCCGACAACCCCCAGGGCATCCCGGTCTTCGCCTGGAAGGGCGAGACGCTGGAGGAGTACTGGTGGTGCACGGAGCAGGCGCTGACCTGGCCGAACACCCCCACCGGCGGCCCGAACATGATCCTGGACGACGGCGGTGACGCCACCATGCTCGTCCACAAGGGCGTCGAGTACGAGAAGGCCGGCAAGGTCCCGTCCCTCGACACCGCCGAGTCCGACGAGCACCGCGTCGTCCTGGGGCTCCTGACCCGGACGATCTCCAACGGCTCGCAGAAGTGGACCCAGGTCGCCTCGGAGATCCGCGGCGTGACCGAGGAGACCACCACCGGTGTCCACCGCCTGTACGAGATGCACCGCGACGGCACCCTCCTGTTCCCGGCGATCAACGTGAACGACGCCGTCACCAAGTCGAAGTTCGACAACAAGTACGGCTGCCGCCACTCCCTGATCGACGGCATCAACCGCGCCACCGACGTCCTCATCGGCGGCAAGACCGCGGTCGTCCTCGGTTACGGAGACGTGGGCAAGGGCTGCGCGGAGTCCCTGCGCGGTCAGGGCGCCCGCGTGATCGTCACCGAGATCGACCCGATCTGCGCGCTGCAGGCGGCGATGGACGGCTACCAGGTCACGACGCTCGACGAGGTCGTCGACAAGGCCGACATCTTCATCACCACGACCGGCAACAAGGACATCATCATGGCCTCGGACATGGCCAAGATGAAGCACCAGGCGATCGTGGGCAACATCGGCCACTTCGACAACGAGATCGACATGGCCGGCCTGGCGCAGATCCCGGGCATCGTCAAGGACGAGGTCAAGCCCCAGGTCCACACCTGGAAGTTCCCCGACGGCAAGGTGCTCATCGTCCTCTCCGAGGGCCGCCTGCTGAACCTGGGCAACGCGACCGGCCACCCGTCGTTCGTGATGTCCAACTCGTTCGCGGACCAGACCCTGGCCCAGATCGAGCTGTTCACCAAGCCCGAGGAGTACCCGACCGACGTCTACGTGCTGCCCAAGCACCTCGACGAGAAGGTCGCCCGCCTCCACCTCGACGCGCTCGGCGTGAAGCTCACGACGCTCCGCCCGGAGCAGGCGAGCTACATCGGCGTAGAGGTCGAGGGCCCGTACAAGTCGGACCACTACCGCTACTGA
- a CDS encoding RDD family protein, whose product MSELVTGEAVALELRPAKLPSRVLAVVLDLAVAVAAYVAVTIALVASTSALDEAAQMAVSIAAFILLLVGGPIAVETLSHGRSLGKMACGLRVVRDDGGPIRFRHALVRGAVGVVEILMTFGVVACIASLVSARGRRLGDVFAGTLVVRERIPAGRTSFVPPPPPWLAGRFSGLDLSGVPDALWLAVRQYLTRMQQLDPQVGWAMAERLAADVAERTGAPAPQGVPPAAYLAAVMQERQAREARRAFSGGAAVGGTAAGGAMTGMPGTSGAPGMSGPGTPYGMVPSPESVYPPHPYPSASPPTVYSAPTPTPTPTPAPAPAPAPQDAGAERPATGFAPPA is encoded by the coding sequence GTGAGTGAGCTTGTGACGGGCGAGGCGGTGGCGCTGGAGTTGCGCCCCGCGAAGCTGCCGAGCCGGGTGCTGGCCGTGGTGCTCGACCTGGCGGTGGCGGTGGCCGCCTATGTCGCGGTGACCATTGCCCTGGTGGCGTCCACGTCCGCGCTCGACGAGGCGGCGCAGATGGCGGTGTCGATCGCCGCGTTCATTCTTCTGCTGGTGGGTGGTCCGATCGCCGTGGAGACGCTCAGTCATGGGCGGTCGCTGGGGAAGATGGCGTGCGGGCTGCGGGTCGTGCGGGACGACGGCGGGCCGATCCGGTTCCGGCACGCGCTGGTGCGCGGGGCGGTCGGCGTGGTCGAGATCCTGATGACGTTCGGGGTCGTCGCGTGCATCGCCTCACTGGTGTCCGCGCGGGGGCGGCGGCTCGGTGATGTGTTCGCGGGGACTCTGGTCGTACGGGAACGGATTCCCGCCGGGCGTACGTCCTTCGTGCCTCCGCCGCCGCCCTGGCTGGCCGGGCGGTTCTCCGGCCTTGATCTGTCCGGCGTTCCTGATGCGCTGTGGCTGGCCGTCCGGCAGTACCTGACGCGGATGCAGCAGCTCGATCCGCAGGTCGGCTGGGCGATGGCGGAGCGGCTCGCGGCCGATGTCGCGGAGCGCACCGGGGCTCCGGCGCCGCAGGGGGTGCCGCCGGCGGCGTACCTGGCTGCCGTGATGCAGGAGCGGCAGGCCCGGGAGGCCCGGCGGGCGTTCAGTGGCGGGGCCGCTGTCGGTGGTACTGCCGCGGGCGGGGCGATGACGGGCATGCCAGGTACGTCAGGTGCGCCAGGCATGAGCGGGCCTGGGACGCCGTACGGGATGGTGCCTTCGCCGGAATCGGTCTACCCGCCCCATCCGTACCCATCGGCTTCGCCGCCCACCGTCTACTCGGCCCCCACACCGACACCGACGCCAACACCGGCACCGGCACCGGCACCGGCACCCCAGGACGCCGGCGCCGAGCGTCCCGCCACCGGCTTCGCCCCGCCCGCGTAG
- a CDS encoding stage II sporulation protein M: MDLDVFVSAHRAEWDRLDALLGRQRRLTGAEADELVALYQRTATHLSLIQSSAPDPQLTGRLSQLVARARSAVTGTRRASWRDVTRFLTHGFPAAVYRSRHWWVPTALLSTAVAIVLGWWIGTHPEVQSSIAAPSELRELTRPGGEYETYYSSHPATSFAAQVWTNNAQAAAMCLVLGAFLCLPVVWILFQNMLNVGVGIGLMSSAGRLDTFLGLILPHGLLELTAVFVAAGTGLRLGWTVIDPGPRSRRSALAEEGRAALGMAIGLALVLFVSGAIEGFVTPSGLPTWARIGIGIAAELLFLAYVYILGGRAARAGETGDVEEAERSASVPTAA, from the coding sequence ATGGACCTCGACGTCTTCGTGTCCGCCCACCGAGCCGAATGGGACCGGCTCGACGCACTCCTCGGACGCCAAAGGCGCCTCACCGGCGCGGAGGCCGACGAACTCGTAGCCCTCTACCAGCGCACGGCGACCCATCTCTCCCTGATCCAGTCGAGCGCCCCGGACCCCCAGTTGACCGGCCGCCTCAGTCAACTGGTGGCACGCGCGCGTAGTGCGGTGACAGGCACCCGCCGAGCCTCCTGGCGCGATGTCACCCGCTTCCTCACGCACGGTTTCCCCGCCGCGGTCTACCGCTCACGCCACTGGTGGGTCCCCACCGCGCTGCTCTCCACAGCCGTCGCCATCGTCCTGGGGTGGTGGATCGGGACCCACCCGGAGGTCCAGTCCTCGATCGCGGCCCCGAGCGAACTGCGGGAGCTCACCCGCCCCGGCGGCGAGTACGAGACCTACTACTCGAGCCATCCGGCGACGTCCTTCGCGGCCCAGGTGTGGACGAACAACGCCCAGGCCGCCGCGATGTGCCTGGTACTCGGCGCCTTCCTCTGTCTGCCGGTCGTCTGGATCCTCTTCCAGAACATGCTCAACGTGGGCGTGGGCATCGGCCTGATGTCCTCGGCAGGCCGCCTCGACACCTTCCTCGGCCTGATCCTCCCGCACGGCCTCCTGGAACTGACCGCCGTCTTCGTAGCGGCCGGTACGGGACTACGTCTCGGCTGGACAGTCATCGACCCTGGCCCCCGCAGCCGCCGATCCGCCCTCGCCGAGGAGGGTCGAGCAGCCCTGGGCATGGCGATAGGCCTGGCCCTGGTCCTCTTCGTCTCGGGCGCCATCGAAGGCTTCGTCACCCCGTCCGGCCTCCCGACCTGGGCCCGCATCGGCATCGGCATAGCCGCCGAGCTGCTGTTCCTCGCGTACGTCTACATCCTGGGCGGTCGCGCGGCGCGGGCCGGCGAGACGGGCGACGTCGAGGAAGCCGAACGCAGCGCCTCCGTACCGACCGCCGCCTGA
- a CDS encoding DUF58 domain-containing protein: MALTGRAALLAALGTLPVGIWEPSWTGILAVNAPLALACACDFALAAPVRRLGLTRSGDTSARLGETADVTLTVTNASSRPLRARIRDAWPPSSWQPGTEIAASRHELTVPAGERRRVTTRLRPTRRGDRHADRVTIRSYGPLGLLTRQGSHKVPWTVRVLPPFTSRKHLPSKLARLRELDGRTSVLTRGEGTEFDSLREYVPGDDTRSIDWRATARHSTVAVRTWRPERDRHILLILDTGRTSAGRVGDIPRLDASMDAALLLAALASRAGDRVDLLGYDRRVRALVQGRSAGDVLPSLVNAMARLEPELLETDARGLTSTALRTAPRRSLIVLLTTLDAAPIEEGLLPVLSRLTQRHTVLVASVSDPHIERMAAARGDTEAVYEAAAAAQAQAERHRTAEQLTRHGVTVVDATPNDLPPALADAYLALKAAGRL; the protein is encoded by the coding sequence ATGGCCCTCACCGGACGCGCCGCCCTCCTGGCGGCCCTCGGCACCCTCCCCGTCGGCATCTGGGAACCCAGCTGGACGGGCATCCTCGCCGTGAACGCCCCGCTGGCACTCGCCTGCGCCTGCGACTTCGCCCTGGCGGCCCCCGTACGCCGCCTCGGGCTGACCCGCTCCGGCGACACCTCGGCACGCCTCGGCGAAACAGCCGACGTCACCCTCACGGTCACCAACGCGTCCAGCCGCCCGCTGCGCGCCCGCATCCGCGACGCCTGGCCCCCAAGCAGCTGGCAGCCCGGCACGGAGATCGCCGCGTCCCGTCACGAGCTCACGGTCCCCGCAGGCGAACGCCGACGCGTGACAACCCGGCTGCGCCCCACCCGCCGCGGCGACCGCCACGCGGACCGCGTCACCATCCGCTCGTACGGCCCTCTCGGCCTCCTCACCCGACAGGGAAGCCACAAAGTCCCCTGGACGGTACGCGTCCTGCCCCCCTTCACCAGCCGCAAGCACCTCCCCTCGAAGCTGGCCCGCCTGCGCGAACTCGACGGCCGCACCAGCGTCCTGACCCGAGGCGAAGGCACGGAATTCGACAGCCTCCGCGAGTACGTCCCCGGCGACGACACCCGCTCGATCGACTGGCGCGCCACAGCCCGCCACTCCACGGTCGCCGTACGCACCTGGCGCCCCGAACGCGACCGCCACATCCTCCTGATCCTCGACACGGGCCGCACTTCAGCGGGCCGCGTCGGAGACATCCCCCGCCTCGACGCCTCCATGGACGCGGCCCTCCTCCTCGCAGCCCTGGCCTCCCGGGCAGGCGACCGAGTGGACCTCCTCGGATACGACCGCCGCGTACGAGCCCTCGTGCAGGGCCGTTCCGCAGGCGATGTCCTTCCTTCCCTGGTCAACGCCATGGCCCGCCTCGAACCGGAACTCCTCGAAACGGACGCCCGCGGCCTGACCTCCACCGCTCTCCGCACGGCACCCCGCCGCTCCCTGATCGTGCTCCTCACGACCCTCGACGCGGCCCCCATCGAGGAAGGCCTGCTTCCCGTACTCTCCCGCCTCACCCAGCGCCACACAGTCCTCGTCGCTTCGGTGTCCGACCCCCACATAGAGCGCATGGCAGCAGCACGAGGAGACACCGAAGCCGTGTACGAGGCCGCTGCCGCGGCGCAGGCCCAGGCAGAACGCCATCGCACCGCGGAACAACTCACCCGCCACGGAGTGACTGTCGTCGACGCGACCCCGAACGATCTCCCGCCGGCCTTGGCGGACGCGTACCTTGCGCTCAAGGCAGCGGGCCGCCTTTGA
- a CDS encoding AAA family ATPase, protein MMAPTTDNAGYTGDPGTARASLEALRAEIAKAVVGQDPAVTGLVVALLCRGHVLLEGVPGVAKTLLVRALASALELDTKRVQFTPDLMPSDITGSLVYDARTAEFSFQPGPVFTNLLLADEINRTPPKTQSSLLEAMEERQVTVDGTPRPLPEPFLVAATQNPVEYEGTYPLPEAQLDRFLLKLTIPLPSRQDEINVLSRHAEGFNPRDLRAAGVRPVAGPADLEAARAAVAKTSISPEITGYVVDICRATRESPSLTLGVSPRGATALQATARAWAWLTGRDYVIPDDVKALALPTLRHRIQLRPEAEMEGVTADSVINAILAHVPVPR, encoded by the coding sequence ATGATGGCCCCGACCACTGACAACGCCGGGTACACAGGGGATCCGGGCACCGCCCGCGCCTCCCTGGAAGCCCTGCGCGCCGAGATCGCCAAAGCCGTGGTCGGCCAGGACCCCGCAGTGACCGGCCTCGTCGTCGCACTCCTCTGCCGCGGACACGTCCTGCTGGAAGGGGTCCCCGGAGTGGCCAAGACGCTGCTCGTCCGGGCCCTGGCATCCGCACTCGAACTCGACACCAAGCGCGTCCAGTTCACCCCCGACCTGATGCCGAGCGACATCACGGGCTCCCTCGTCTACGACGCCCGCACCGCCGAGTTCTCCTTCCAGCCCGGCCCGGTCTTCACGAACCTCCTCCTCGCCGACGAGATCAACCGCACGCCGCCCAAGACCCAGTCCTCGCTCCTCGAAGCGATGGAGGAACGCCAGGTCACGGTCGACGGCACCCCGCGCCCGCTCCCCGAGCCGTTCCTGGTCGCCGCCACCCAGAACCCGGTCGAGTACGAGGGCACGTACCCCCTCCCGGAAGCCCAACTGGACCGTTTCCTCCTCAAGCTGACGATCCCTCTCCCGTCCCGCCAGGACGAGATCAACGTCCTCAGCCGCCACGCGGAGGGCTTCAACCCTCGCGACCTGCGCGCCGCCGGCGTACGCCCCGTCGCAGGCCCGGCAGACCTCGAAGCCGCCCGCGCGGCCGTCGCCAAGACCTCGATCTCCCCCGAAATCACCGGCTACGTAGTGGACATCTGCCGCGCCACCCGCGAATCCCCCTCCCTCACCCTGGGCGTCTCCCCGCGTGGCGCGACGGCGCTCCAGGCCACGGCCCGCGCCTGGGCCTGGCTGACCGGCCGCGACTACGTCATCCCGGACGACGTGAAGGCCCTCGCGCTCCCGACCCTCCGCCACCGCATCCAGCTCCGCCCGGAAGCAGAGATGGAGGGCGTGACGGCCGACTCGGTCATCAACGCGATCCTCGCCCACGTCCCCGTACCCCGCTGA